The Limnochorda sp. LNt genome includes a region encoding these proteins:
- a CDS encoding LacI family DNA-binding transcriptional regulator encodes MGPTIRDVAARARVSKATVSYVLNGRPGVSARTRQRVLEVMEELGYRPNTVARSLASRKTQTLGLVIPDISDMFYAHIIRGVESAANERDYILNLCTTRSDPRREREVVDSLMSGRVDGVILMTYSLDHAYLEKLRATGRPFVLLDDPDAGPSLHAVSVDNSEAGFKAAEYLISLGHRKIAFIHGSPRSRDTWYRFSGFRRALQASGVALREEYVRVGDFTRDGGFKAASELMSLPDPPTAILAANDQMAIGALEAITRSGRRVPEDVSLMGVDDIEAASMIRPPLTTIRQPTYEMGRQAVDLLVRLIGGEELEPRHILLPVTLVVRESCRSAT; translated from the coding sequence ATGGGGCCTACGATTCGAGACGTGGCAGCCAGGGCCAGGGTCTCCAAGGCTACGGTCTCCTATGTCCTCAACGGTCGCCCGGGCGTGAGCGCCAGGACCCGCCAGCGCGTGCTGGAGGTCATGGAGGAGCTCGGGTACCGCCCCAACACCGTGGCTCGCAGTCTCGCCAGCCGCAAGACGCAAACCCTCGGCCTCGTCATCCCCGACATCTCCGACATGTTCTACGCCCATATCATCCGGGGCGTCGAGAGCGCCGCCAATGAGCGCGACTACATCCTCAACCTCTGCACGACACGCTCGGATCCCCGTCGTGAGCGAGAGGTCGTCGACTCCCTCATGAGTGGCCGGGTCGACGGCGTCATCTTGATGACGTACTCCCTGGACCACGCCTATCTTGAGAAGCTGCGCGCCACGGGGCGTCCGTTCGTCCTCCTGGACGACCCGGACGCCGGGCCCTCATTGCACGCAGTCAGCGTCGACAACTCGGAGGCCGGCTTCAAGGCGGCCGAGTATCTCATCAGCCTGGGCCATCGCAAGATCGCGTTCATTCACGGGTCGCCCCGGTCTCGGGATACCTGGTATCGATTCTCCGGATTCCGGCGGGCCCTCCAAGCCTCCGGCGTCGCGTTGAGGGAAGAGTACGTCCGGGTCGGCGACTTCACCCGGGATGGAGGGTTCAAGGCCGCCAGCGAGCTGATGAGTCTTCCCGATCCGCCGACGGCCATCCTGGCTGCCAACGACCAGATGGCAATCGGCGCGTTGGAGGCGATTACCCGTAGTGGGCGCAGGGTTCCGGAGGACGTCTCGCTCATGGGGGTCGACGACATCGAGGCGGCGTCCATGATCCGGCCTCCCCTGACGACGATCCGGCAGCCGACTTACGAGATGGGCCGGCAGGCGGTGGACCTCCTGGTTCGACTCATCGGTGGCGAAGAGCTCGAGCCTCGGCATATCCTCTTGCCTGTCACTTTGGTGGTGCGGGAATCGTGCCGATCCGCGACCTGA
- a CDS encoding class I SAM-dependent methyltransferase, with product MAGRWNRWDHRLFAALYDLLAPAAEEAYYAARRAEIAGGATGRVLEIGAGTGANLPHYPAETVLVAVEPNAHMLRRARRKAARHGRSVRWVEAAAEALPFEDRSFDTVVSTLVLCSVTDPGAAARDLWRVLRPGGTLRIVEHVRAEDPALARWQDRVTPVWRRLGAGCHPNRPTLAILERAGFETVQVRLESFGPAPVRPHVVAVLHKAGRDDGR from the coding sequence ATGGCAGGACGCTGGAACCGGTGGGACCACCGCCTCTTCGCGGCCCTCTACGACCTGCTCGCACCGGCGGCCGAGGAGGCCTACTACGCGGCGCGACGGGCTGAGATCGCCGGCGGGGCGACGGGACGGGTGCTGGAGATCGGGGCCGGCACGGGGGCCAACTTGCCCCACTACCCGGCCGAGACCGTGCTCGTGGCGGTCGAGCCCAACGCCCACATGCTCCGCCGCGCCCGGCGCAAAGCCGCCCGGCACGGCCGGTCGGTAAGGTGGGTGGAGGCAGCGGCCGAGGCGCTGCCGTTCGAAGACCGAAGCTTCGACACGGTGGTCTCGACGCTGGTGCTCTGCTCGGTGACGGATCCCGGGGCGGCTGCCCGGGATCTGTGGCGGGTCCTGCGGCCCGGTGGGACGCTGCGGATCGTGGAGCACGTGCGGGCCGAGGATCCGGCCCTGGCACGATGGCAGGACCGGGTGACGCCGGTGTGGCGGCGGCTCGGGGCAGGGTGTCACCCCAACCGCCCGACCCTGGCCATCCTGGAGCGGGCCGGCTTCGAGACGGTGCAGGTGCGGCTGGAGTCCTTCGGGCCGGCGCCCGTGCGGCCGCACGTGGTGGCCGTGCTGCACAAGGCGGGGCGCGACGACGGGCGCTGA
- a CDS encoding cytochrome P450, whose product MSTSPVVFDPTSEALLQERYAVYRAMRELAPVYLVADSPFPIRVLFRYRDVVAVLKSPAFVREARNAGHELPVREETVRIRQLLSTWMLLRDPPDHTRLRGLVSKAFTPRAVAAMEGFIRQTAEALLDRIQRQGQADLLQDFAEPLPVIVITRLLGAPDEDRERFRRWARIIAAYLGAWSPEDVPPQVSAAAVEMAEYMGTLLDRRRREPGDDLISALLAAEQDGQRLSHDEVIGTVVMLLTAGHETTVNLIANGTYALLRHPHELERLRRSPELVPLAVEELLRYDSPVQMTARHCATPVEIGGARWQRGDAVLLMLGSANRDPEAFPDADRLDVGRQPNEHLAFGHGAHYCVGAGLARLEGRVAFTMMLERLRGLRLVREPRYVPNVAFRALESLPVAWES is encoded by the coding sequence ATGTCCACGTCCCCGGTCGTCTTCGATCCGACCAGCGAAGCGCTGCTGCAGGAGCGCTACGCCGTCTACCGCGCCATGCGCGAGCTGGCGCCGGTCTACCTCGTGGCCGATTCGCCCTTTCCGATCCGAGTGCTCTTTCGCTACCGCGACGTGGTGGCGGTGCTCAAGAGCCCCGCCTTCGTGCGCGAGGCCCGAAACGCCGGCCACGAGCTGCCCGTGCGCGAGGAGACCGTCCGCATCCGACAATTGTTGTCGACGTGGATGCTGTTGCGGGATCCGCCCGATCACACGCGGTTGCGGGGCCTGGTGAGCAAGGCCTTCACGCCCCGGGCGGTGGCGGCGATGGAGGGCTTCATCCGCCAGACCGCCGAGGCGCTGCTGGATCGCATCCAGAGGCAGGGGCAGGCCGACCTCCTGCAGGACTTCGCGGAGCCCTTGCCGGTCATCGTCATCACCCGGCTGCTGGGAGCCCCGGACGAGGACAGGGAGCGCTTCCGGCGGTGGGCCCGGATCATCGCGGCCTACCTCGGCGCCTGGTCGCCCGAGGACGTGCCGCCTCAGGTCTCGGCCGCCGCGGTGGAGATGGCCGAGTACATGGGGACGCTGCTGGACCGCCGCCGGCGGGAGCCCGGGGACGACCTGATCAGCGCCCTGCTGGCCGCCGAGCAGGACGGCCAGCGGCTCTCGCACGACGAGGTCATCGGCACCGTCGTCATGCTCCTGACGGCGGGCCATGAGACCACGGTCAACCTCATCGCCAATGGCACGTACGCCCTGCTGCGCCACCCCCACGAGCTGGAGCGGCTGCGGCGCTCACCCGAGCTCGTGCCACTGGCCGTCGAGGAACTGCTGCGCTACGACTCGCCGGTGCAGATGACCGCCCGCCACTGCGCCACGCCCGTCGAGATCGGCGGGGCGCGCTGGCAGCGAGGCGATGCCGTCTTGCTGATGCTGGGGTCGGCCAACCGGGACCCCGAGGCCTTCCCCGACGCCGACCGGCTGGACGTGGGGCGGCAGCCCAACGAACACCTGGCCTTCGGACACGGCGCCCACTACTGCGTGGGGGCGGGGCTGGCACGGCTCGAGGGGCGGGTAGCCTTCACCATGATGCTCGAGCGGCTCCGGGGGCTGCGGCTGGTGCGGGAGCCCCGGTACGTGCCCAACGTCGCCTTCCGGGCGCTGGAGTCGCTGCCGGTGGCCTGGGAGAGCTGA
- a CDS encoding mechanosensitive ion channel family protein, translating into METTASTWLQQPGAWLDVLGQVLWRVALAVVIAAGAKIASDLAIRLFDRLGARPLRSRQREVLGPLFRGFIRYAIYTLAALLILNKSLGLSTASLITATGILGLAVSFGLQGFVRDVVTGISLLMEDALAPGDLVEIAGQTGVVEEIGLRSTRLRDAQGELRVIPNGNIGPVVNYSRRRVAAITFFTPAGGGAAASGEATAGGGEATPGGREPAELVRALEEALRGLLEELWRARALAARLVGVQWAPLTGAGLALVTLRVSLEDLHQRVLVEPVLLPAVRSVLARLGLEAHEGRLTVRFEGDGAANG; encoded by the coding sequence GTGGAGACGACCGCTTCGACCTGGCTGCAACAACCCGGCGCGTGGCTGGATGTGCTCGGGCAGGTGCTGTGGCGGGTGGCGCTGGCCGTCGTCATCGCGGCAGGCGCCAAGATCGCCTCGGATCTGGCCATCCGCCTCTTCGACCGGCTGGGGGCGAGGCCCCTGCGCTCCCGCCAGCGGGAGGTGCTCGGGCCGCTCTTCCGCGGCTTCATCCGCTACGCCATCTACACCCTGGCCGCCCTGCTGATCCTCAACAAGTCGCTGGGTCTCAGCACCGCCAGCCTCATCACGGCGACGGGGATCCTGGGGCTGGCGGTCAGCTTCGGGCTGCAGGGGTTCGTGCGGGACGTGGTGACGGGCATCTCGCTGTTGATGGAGGACGCCCTCGCCCCGGGGGACCTGGTGGAGATCGCCGGTCAGACGGGCGTGGTCGAGGAGATCGGGCTGCGCTCCACACGCCTGCGGGACGCCCAGGGCGAGCTGCGGGTCATCCCCAACGGCAACATTGGCCCCGTCGTCAACTACTCCCGGCGACGCGTCGCCGCCATCACGTTCTTCACGCCGGCGGGCGGCGGGGCGGCGGCGAGCGGCGAGGCGACCGCGGGCGGCGGCGAGGCGACGCCGGGCGGCAGGGAGCCGGCTGAGCTCGTGCGGGCCCTGGAGGAGGCCCTGCGGGGTCTGCTGGAGGAGCTATGGCGAGCGAGGGCGCTGGCCGCGAGGCTCGTTGGCGTGCAGTGGGCACCGCTGACGGGCGCCGGCCTGGCCCTGGTGACGCTGAGGGTGTCGCTGGAGGATCTCCACCAGCGGGTGCTGGTGGAGCCGGTGCTGCTGCCGGCCGTCCGCTCGGTGCTGGCCCGCCTGGGCCTCGAGGCGCACGAGGGGCGGCTCACCGTACGCTTCGAGGGCGACGGGGCGGCCAACGGGTAA
- a CDS encoding ABC transporter substrate-binding protein — MTRLWHDLWGRSVGAAFVVLVLVATLAAADAMAKTRITVFAWGNAQEMQNRRAQTEAFMKANPDVEVQLEVSPPGPDWERKLDTMLAAGTAADVIMMSADWHGNRGRRGIFTDLRPFVERDGLNLEAVLLPGIDNGYVWPNGFREGMPITGASLVVAFNKDMFDDAGLAYPTRGWTWDDFLAYARKLTRGEGLQKIYGAADHWGIATLAPHIFGGRIFNDDHSQILADDPKVAKGIQFFLDMMKVDRVMPDAAASQGMPSDQRFYAGRAGMIFMATWDIPTFQQRIGKRFAWDIVPMPADPATARPVTLIWTTGYAVNAKAKDKDAAWRYVKFMSTDPRASEIAAQIAIPSVKDVAYSTFVKQSQPGWVPIDLTAFVDSFAFGILNPMGGYYAKINDEYNRAWEAIYLGKVDPVSGMQEFAKKAREILATLQ; from the coding sequence GTGACGAGGCTCTGGCATGACCTGTGGGGCAGGAGTGTGGGCGCGGCGTTCGTGGTGTTGGTGCTGGTGGCGACGTTGGCAGCGGCGGACGCCATGGCGAAGACCCGCATCACGGTCTTCGCCTGGGGTAACGCCCAGGAGATGCAAAATCGCAGGGCCCAGACCGAGGCTTTCATGAAGGCCAACCCGGACGTGGAAGTGCAGCTCGAGGTCTCCCCGCCCGGGCCTGACTGGGAGCGCAAGCTCGACACCATGCTGGCCGCCGGGACGGCCGCGGACGTCATCATGATGTCGGCCGACTGGCACGGCAATCGCGGGCGGCGGGGTATCTTCACGGACCTCCGGCCGTTCGTCGAGCGGGACGGCCTCAACCTGGAGGCGGTCCTCCTCCCCGGCATCGACAACGGCTACGTCTGGCCCAACGGCTTCCGGGAGGGCATGCCGATCACCGGCGCGTCCCTGGTGGTGGCCTTCAACAAGGACATGTTCGATGATGCCGGGCTCGCGTACCCGACGAGAGGGTGGACGTGGGACGACTTCCTCGCGTACGCCCGCAAGCTGACCCGCGGAGAGGGCCTGCAGAAGATCTACGGAGCGGCCGATCACTGGGGGATCGCCACGCTGGCTCCGCACATCTTCGGTGGCCGCATCTTCAACGACGACCACAGCCAGATCCTGGCCGACGATCCCAAGGTGGCAAAGGGCATCCAGTTCTTCCTCGACATGATGAAGGTCGACCGGGTCATGCCTGACGCCGCGGCAAGCCAGGGGATGCCGTCCGACCAGCGGTTCTACGCCGGCAGGGCCGGCATGATCTTCATGGCCACCTGGGACATCCCGACTTTCCAGCAGCGGATCGGCAAGCGGTTCGCCTGGGACATCGTGCCGATGCCGGCGGACCCCGCGACCGCCCGCCCCGTGACGCTCATCTGGACGACCGGGTACGCCGTCAACGCGAAGGCCAAGGACAAGGATGCGGCGTGGCGCTACGTCAAGTTCATGAGCACCGACCCGAGAGCATCGGAGATCGCGGCGCAGATCGCCATCCCGTCGGTGAAGGACGTCGCCTACTCGACGTTCGTCAAGCAGTCCCAGCCGGGTTGGGTCCCCATCGATCTGACAGCGTTCGTGGATTCGTTCGCCTTCGGGATCCTCAACCCGATGGGGGGCTATTACGCGAAGATCAATGACGAGTACAACCGCGCGTGGGAGGCCATCTACCTGGGCAAGGTCGACCCCGTCAGCGGGATGCAGGAGTTCGCCAAGAAGGCTCGCGAGATCCTGGCCACCCTCCAGTAA
- a CDS encoding glucoamylase family protein: MAACVSWRHCLAAIGLTLLLALDAGPATAATTLLWSMESPDDLAGIGNDNTGARFELAGDVAYEGDRSLKVIPSGNAIETKVALPLDGSRVEKWAGSGELVLHVYVPEGTRLQPGMFFLGMADVTSGWQWVGGVFSEAEVEVGTGWNEVRYRLAGSMRNVDPGRRYMIYLAFAGFDEKGQKVPLTEPFYLDAMGVTRGMSRLELMDRVSPAIKKEVETLLQLSDEELLTAIQRKTFAYFWELANPLNGLIPDRTREGAPSSIAAVGFGLSAIPVGIERGWITRGEGYHRALTTLRTFANGGVEGGRGFFYHFVDMQTGRRWSGSELSSIDTALFLAGALTVGKYFAGTEVEALANRLYEAVDWRWMMNEGTTPSMGWTPEGGFIQARWNTFNEGLLLHILAIGSPSHPIPPSAWDEIHRPIQGDHIALPSEVLFVYQYPLIWLDLRDMEDAYANYFNNAVAATLHNRRFSLRQRDRYKTYEPDIWGLSASDGPAGYRAYGAAEGHHDGTIAPYASIASIPFTPEHSLRAIRAMLERYGPLIWGEYGFVSAFNADEEWYSTEHIGIDQGAILLMIENYRTGLIWRYFMQNKPVRAALEKVGFVERRSDYAVTPAYRAKWEQMQLGVEQRHAVAVRRSAPIEIDGDLAEWTAVPFNVVDETMNVPDPGLQKVDPSQMVLRGRFAAQWDERFLYLAAEVTDPVVVSNITPDDLKAFYRTDSIEFYIDPARAGSDAGLMKLAILPFDTQGHVQAVRHEDARPGPIDKTAPGVRVASGRSADGYVVEVAIPLQLLGIEGKAGVSLGFSFTIHNTNNRDAGLGEYARTHMLAWNNVPAVWANPDLWGTLTLE, from the coding sequence ATGGCCGCCTGTGTGTCCTGGCGGCACTGCCTGGCCGCGATCGGCCTGACGCTCCTGCTGGCGCTCGATGCCGGCCCGGCAACGGCTGCTACCACGCTGCTGTGGTCGATGGAGAGTCCCGACGACCTCGCCGGCATCGGCAACGACAACACCGGGGCGCGCTTCGAGCTGGCGGGCGACGTCGCGTATGAGGGTGACCGATCCCTCAAGGTCATCCCCAGCGGCAACGCCATCGAGACGAAGGTAGCGCTGCCTCTCGACGGGAGTCGCGTCGAGAAGTGGGCCGGCAGCGGCGAGTTGGTCTTGCACGTCTACGTTCCGGAGGGCACCCGGCTCCAGCCTGGGATGTTCTTCCTGGGCATGGCGGACGTGACCTCCGGGTGGCAATGGGTCGGCGGTGTCTTTTCAGAGGCCGAGGTCGAGGTCGGGACCGGCTGGAACGAGGTGCGTTACCGGCTCGCCGGGTCGATGCGCAACGTCGATCCCGGCCGCCGTTACATGATCTACCTGGCTTTCGCCGGGTTCGACGAGAAGGGACAGAAGGTGCCGCTGACGGAGCCCTTTTACCTCGACGCCATGGGAGTCACGCGGGGGATGTCTCGTCTCGAGCTAATGGACCGCGTCTCGCCCGCCATCAAGAAGGAAGTCGAGACGCTGCTTCAGCTCAGCGACGAAGAATTGCTCACCGCGATCCAGCGAAAGACCTTCGCCTACTTCTGGGAGCTCGCGAATCCGCTCAACGGACTGATCCCTGACCGCACCCGAGAGGGAGCGCCGTCCAGCATCGCAGCCGTGGGATTCGGCCTGAGTGCCATCCCTGTGGGCATCGAACGGGGTTGGATCACCCGGGGGGAGGGGTACCATCGGGCGCTGACCACGCTGCGAACGTTCGCCAACGGCGGTGTCGAAGGCGGGAGAGGGTTCTTCTATCACTTCGTGGACATGCAGACAGGCCGGCGGTGGTCCGGCAGCGAGCTGTCGTCCATCGACACCGCCCTCTTCCTGGCAGGGGCGCTCACGGTCGGCAAGTACTTCGCCGGCACCGAGGTGGAGGCGCTGGCCAATCGGCTGTATGAGGCCGTCGACTGGCGGTGGATGATGAACGAGGGCACCACACCGTCCATGGGGTGGACCCCAGAAGGCGGCTTCATCCAGGCCCGGTGGAACACCTTCAATGAAGGCCTGCTCCTGCACATCCTGGCCATCGGCTCTCCCAGCCATCCCATCCCGCCCTCGGCCTGGGACGAGATCCACCGGCCCATCCAGGGCGATCACATCGCCCTGCCAAGCGAGGTGCTCTTCGTCTACCAGTACCCGCTCATCTGGCTCGACCTGCGGGACATGGAGGACGCGTACGCCAACTACTTCAACAACGCGGTGGCCGCGACGCTTCACAACCGCCGCTTCAGCCTGCGCCAGCGCGACCGGTACAAGACGTACGAACCGGACATCTGGGGATTGAGCGCCTCCGACGGTCCCGCCGGCTACCGGGCCTACGGGGCTGCCGAGGGCCATCACGACGGGACCATCGCGCCCTATGCGTCGATCGCCTCCATTCCCTTCACGCCGGAGCACTCGCTCAGGGCGATTCGTGCCATGCTGGAGCGATACGGTCCCCTCATCTGGGGAGAGTACGGCTTCGTCAGCGCCTTCAACGCGGACGAAGAGTGGTACTCGACCGAACACATCGGCATCGACCAGGGCGCCATCCTGCTCATGATCGAGAACTACCGCACCGGTCTCATCTGGCGCTACTTCATGCAGAACAAGCCGGTGCGCGCAGCGCTGGAGAAGGTGGGGTTCGTCGAGCGTCGCTCGGACTACGCCGTCACCCCGGCCTATCGGGCCAAGTGGGAGCAGATGCAGTTGGGTGTGGAGCAGCGCCACGCGGTCGCCGTGCGCCGCAGCGCCCCCATCGAGATCGACGGCGACCTCGCGGAGTGGACGGCTGTGCCGTTCAACGTGGTCGACGAGACGATGAACGTGCCGGATCCGGGCCTGCAGAAGGTAGACCCCTCTCAGATGGTGTTGCGCGGGCGGTTCGCGGCCCAATGGGACGAGCGGTTCTTGTACCTGGCCGCCGAGGTGACGGACCCCGTCGTGGTGAGCAACATTACCCCGGACGATCTCAAGGCGTTCTACCGCACCGACTCGATCGAGTTTTACATCGACCCGGCACGGGCGGGATCCGATGCAGGCCTCATGAAGCTGGCCATTCTGCCTTTTGACACGCAGGGCCACGTCCAGGCTGTCCGGCATGAGGACGCGCGCCCGGGCCCCATCGACAAGACGGCCCCGGGCGTCCGGGTCGCCTCCGGCCGCTCGGCTGACGGTTATGTCGTGGAGGTGGCCATTCCGCTGCAGCTCCTCGGCATCGAGGGCAAGGCCGGTGTCTCACTAGGGTTCTCGTTCACCATTCACAACACCAACAACCGGGACGCAGGCCTCGGTGAGTACGCGAGGACGCACATGCTGGCCTGGAACAACGTGCCGGCCGTTTGGGCCAATCCCGACCTCTGGGGCACGCTCACCCTCGAGTGA
- a CDS encoding saccharopine dehydrogenase family protein, with the protein MRFVVLGGAGDMGRRAALELAVTPGVEQVTLADRNERKAQAVRDLLARDPSVRARVEAVAVDALDRPAVVALMREHDVAVGAAGPFYLLEEPLVQAAIEARRPYVSLCDDHDAASRVLALDEAARSADVAILTGLGWTPGLTNLCVRHAAATLDAVESAHLAWAGSSADSEGTAVVLHTMHIFSRRVSTFAGGRWLEVPAGTEPERVTFPDPIGTVTVYHVGHPEPVTVPRFVPGLQEVRLKGGLSEPSLNALAVAFGRMGLTATHGRRRRLAAILKPLLPVFERLGPRRPAASGFVVRVRGRKDGQPAERLYSGVGHMADLTAVPVALGALWMARGRITRRGVFAPEAEGGPEPEPFFAELLQRGVHVHWQ; encoded by the coding sequence TTGCGGTTCGTCGTCTTGGGAGGCGCAGGCGACATGGGGCGGCGCGCGGCCCTGGAGCTGGCCGTGACGCCCGGCGTCGAGCAGGTCACCCTCGCCGATCGCAACGAGCGCAAGGCGCAGGCGGTGCGGGATCTCCTGGCACGGGACCCGTCGGTGCGGGCCCGGGTGGAGGCCGTCGCCGTCGACGCGCTGGATCGACCGGCCGTCGTGGCCCTCATGCGGGAGCACGACGTTGCGGTGGGGGCGGCCGGCCCGTTCTACCTGCTGGAGGAGCCCCTGGTCCAAGCCGCCATCGAGGCCCGGCGACCCTACGTCAGCCTCTGCGACGACCACGACGCGGCCAGCCGGGTGCTGGCGCTCGACGAGGCGGCGCGCTCGGCCGACGTCGCCATCCTGACGGGCCTGGGCTGGACGCCCGGCCTCACCAACCTCTGCGTGCGCCACGCCGCCGCGACCCTCGACGCCGTCGAGTCCGCCCACCTGGCCTGGGCCGGCAGCAGCGCCGACTCCGAGGGCACGGCCGTGGTGCTGCACACCATGCACATCTTCAGCCGCCGCGTCAGCACCTTCGCGGGCGGCCGCTGGCTCGAGGTGCCGGCGGGCACGGAGCCGGAGCGGGTCACCTTCCCCGACCCCATCGGCACGGTCACCGTCTACCACGTGGGGCACCCCGAGCCGGTGACGGTGCCGCGCTTCGTGCCGGGCCTGCAGGAGGTGCGCCTCAAGGGCGGCCTCAGCGAGCCCAGCCTCAACGCCCTGGCCGTCGCCTTCGGGCGGATGGGGCTGACGGCCACCCATGGCCGGCGCCGGCGGCTCGCCGCCATCCTCAAGCCGCTCTTGCCGGTCTTCGAGCGTCTGGGGCCCAGACGCCCGGCGGCGTCGGGCTTCGTGGTGCGAGTGCGGGGGCGCAAGGACGGCCAACCCGCCGAGCGGCTCTACTCGGGGGTCGGCCACATGGCCGACCTGACGGCGGTGCCCGTGGCGCTGGGCGCACTGTGGATGGCGCGGGGTCGCATCACCCGTCGCGGCGTCTTCGCCCCCGAGGCCGAAGGGGGGCCGGAGCCCGAGCCCTTCTTCGCCGAGCTGCTGCAGCGGGGCGTCCACGTCCACTGGCAGTGA
- a CDS encoding carbohydrate ABC transporter permease: MQQREAVEFHLYVLPWLIGFLGLTLGPLLYSLVLAFTDAELFQQWRFIGLANFREMFLEDPLFWKALANTAYYAFVSVPLSLAIAFGLAALLNMKLRGMPLFRTIFYLPSVTSGVAVVLLWGWIFNPSFGLLNYVLSWVDIQGPQWLGDPNWAMPAIIMMNLWNVGAPMIIFLAALQDVPQELYESADIDGAGWWAKVTRITLPMVSPVVFFNLVLGLIGAFQVFMQAYVLTGGGPLDATYVYLLHLYNNAFRYGRMGYASALAWVLFVVILALTSVIWATSRRWVFYAGEGRR, encoded by the coding sequence TTGCAGCAGCGGGAGGCCGTAGAGTTTCACCTCTACGTCCTCCCGTGGCTGATCGGCTTCCTCGGCCTGACGCTGGGGCCGCTGCTGTACTCGCTCGTGCTGGCCTTCACCGACGCCGAGCTGTTCCAACAGTGGCGATTCATCGGTCTGGCCAATTTCCGCGAGATGTTCCTGGAGGATCCGCTCTTCTGGAAGGCCCTGGCCAACACGGCGTACTACGCGTTCGTCAGTGTCCCTCTCAGCCTCGCCATCGCGTTCGGGTTGGCCGCCTTGCTCAACATGAAACTCCGAGGCATGCCGCTCTTCCGAACCATCTTCTACCTTCCATCTGTCACGTCCGGTGTGGCGGTGGTGTTGCTGTGGGGGTGGATCTTCAATCCGAGCTTCGGGCTGCTCAACTACGTGCTGTCGTGGGTAGACATCCAGGGACCTCAGTGGCTGGGTGACCCCAACTGGGCCATGCCCGCCATCATCATGATGAATCTCTGGAACGTAGGCGCCCCCATGATCATCTTCCTTGCGGCACTCCAGGATGTCCCACAGGAGCTCTACGAGAGCGCCGACATCGATGGAGCGGGTTGGTGGGCCAAAGTCACCCGGATCACGTTGCCGATGGTCTCGCCGGTGGTCTTCTTCAATCTCGTCCTCGGGCTCATCGGGGCCTTTCAGGTCTTCATGCAAGCGTACGTCCTCACGGGAGGCGGCCCCCTCGATGCGACCTACGTCTACCTGCTGCACCTGTACAACAACGCGTTCCGATACGGCCGGATGGGGTACGCATCGGCGTTGGCATGGGTGCTGTTCGTGGTCATCCTGGCGCTCACGTCGGTCATCTGGGCCACCTCTCGCCGCTGGGTCTTCTACGCGGGGGAGGGGAGAAGGTGA
- a CDS encoding transposase encodes MLGRRNRQTTFDDVTWRQRIPKDSYWWRLHDWAVQNLDESMFAPLFDARTGRPSVSPVRTFLALLIQMEKGYSDREMEQESRFDDRVKLAILAGGTLRASMR; translated from the coding sequence GTGCTGGGCCGGCGCAACCGGCAGACCACCTTCGACGACGTCACCTGGCGACAGCGCATCCCCAAGGACTCCTACTGGTGGCGGCTCCACGACTGGGCGGTGCAGAACCTGGACGAATCGATGTTTGCTCCGCTGTTTGACGCCCGCACCGGAAGGCCTTCGGTGAGCCCGGTCCGCACGTTTCTGGCGCTGTTGATCCAGATGGAGAAGGGCTACTCGGACCGGGAGATGGAGCAGGAATCCCGCTTCGATGACCGGGTGAAGCTGGCGATTTTGGCGGGCGGGACTTTGAGGGCATCGATGCGGTGA
- a CDS encoding transposase, translating into MRRTSTSSAPGARPRRGPSSWPRRPGDEPGGYFSKEAFALDADAGTLTCPAGQSVRFDPGRLQHHKGFVVSFAAEACGACPLKARCTPAAARQVTIHPYEVELRQARAYQRTPAFRERYRLRARIERIVRQLKTHGARKARYWGRIKVRFQLLLAAINHNIKEVMAAGPPVGVVGPA; encoded by the coding sequence ATCAGGCGTACTTCGACGTCGAGCGCGCCCGGCGCCAGGCCGAGAAGGGGACCCTCATCGTGGCCAAGGCGCCCCGGCGACGAACCGGGAGGGTACTTCTCGAAGGAGGCCTTCGCCCTGGACGCCGACGCCGGCACGCTCACCTGCCCCGCAGGGCAGAGCGTCCGCTTCGACCCGGGCCGACTGCAGCACCACAAGGGGTTCGTGGTGAGCTTTGCGGCCGAGGCCTGCGGGGCCTGTCCCCTCAAGGCCCGCTGCACGCCGGCGGCGGCCCGTCAGGTCACGATCCACCCCTACGAGGTCGAGCTGCGGCAGGCTCGGGCGTACCAGCGCACCCCGGCCTTTCGGGAGCGCTACCGGCTGCGGGCCCGCATCGAGCGCATCGTGCGGCAGCTCAAGACCCACGGGGCCCGCAAGGCGCGCTACTGGGGTCGCATCAAGGTGCGCTTCCAGCTCCTGCTGGCCGCCATCAACCACAACATCAAGGAGGTGATGGCCGCCGGGCCACCCGTGGGGGTGGTGGGCCCCGCATGA